Proteins from a single region of Corvus hawaiiensis isolate bCorHaw1 chromosome 6, bCorHaw1.pri.cur, whole genome shotgun sequence:
- the ANKRD9 gene encoding ankyrin repeat domain-containing protein 9, producing the protein MPWSVRWVGGCGAQSQKQCKKSSFAFYQAVRDLLPVWFLEDMRTMEVFHWEDGGKVSVYSPSEALLYALVHDHQPYARHLLTKFPQSALAVPSQSFSCCQAAPHLAMAVRYNRVRVLFRILKAIQALPPSDRAGHLDRQGCSRVEGGKTALHMACELVRPECLLLLLGHGASPCLQDSAGNTPLDTLLQQISHVPAANMRAKLLCLDCLFFFVPQDLKFAMKQQLLDNRQQWQDLLGENRFQCLVGLAPPSLFVGAMRVLIRTISPEHFPEALDNLPLPHFLKPLDLKLES; encoded by the coding sequence ATGCCCTGGAGCGTCCGCTGGGTCGGCGGCTGCGGCGCCCAGTCCCAGAAGCAGTGCAAGAAATCATCCTTCGCCTTCTACCAGGCGGTGAGGGACTTGCTGCCCGTCTGGTTCCTGGAGGACATGCGGACCATGGAGGTCTTCCACTGGGAAGACGGGGGCAAGGTGAGCGTGTACTCGCCCTCGGAGGCGTTGCTCTACGCGCTGGTGCACGACCACCAGCCCTACGCCCGGCACCTGCTCACTAAGTTCCCCCAGAGTGCCCTGGCCGTGCCCAGCCAaagcttcagctgctgccaggcagcCCCGCACCTGGCCATGGCCGTCCGCTACAACCGCGTCCGGGTGCTCTTCCGAATCCTCAAGGCCATCCAAGCCTTGCCCCCGAGTGACAGAGCCGGCCACCTGGACCGCCAGGGCTGCAGCCGCGTGGAGGGCGGCAAGACAGCCTTGCACATGGCCTGCGAACTGGTGCGGCCCGAgtgcctgctcctgctgctggggcacgGCGCGTCGCCCTGCCTGCAGGACAGTGCTGGGAACACCCCCCTCGacaccctgctgcagcagatcTCCCACGTGCCGGCAGCTAACATGCGTGCCAAGCTCCTCTGCCTCGACTGCCTCTTCTTCTTCGTGCCTCAGGACCTCAAGTTTGCAATGAAACAGCAACTGTTGGACAACcggcagcagtggcaggaccTCCTGGGGGAGAACAGGTTCCAGTGCCTGGTGGGCTTAGCTCCCCCATCGCTGTTTGTTGGAGCCATGCGTGTCTTGATCAGGACCATTTCACCTGAGCACTTCCCAGAGGCTCTGGACAATCTGCCTCTGCCTCATTTTCTAAAGCCTTTGGACTTGAAACTGGAGAGCTAG